The Vibrio rhizosphaerae genome contains the following window.
ATTTTCACGGTTATTACCTCTTCATCATCATCTAAGATATGAGATTAGAATAAGCTTTCATCGTCATGGCAACAACCGCAAAATTTGTATAGATACATTCAAATAATTAGAACTACTATCAATCGTTCAATGCTTCTCGAAGTCCGTCTGAGACAGAAGCCGTTCCCACAGTTGCTGCACAATCACTCGGTCAGCAGGTGTCAGTTCAGAGCGGGCATTCTCCAGACTGGTTTCAATCCTTACTTTCAACTCGGTCAGCTCGGTCACACCGTCATCTTCACATGATGCTGCCGCCAGAGAAATATGCCCACGCAAGTACCCACCGGCAAAAAGTTCATCGTCAGAGGCATGGGCAATGCCATCATCGATTAAAGCCAACATTTTTTCTTCAAATTCAATAATCATTTCATTCTCTTCATTAGCACGACACAGTGACTGATTGTTGAACAAACCAGACGACGCTCTTCATCCGTATCACACGATAAACTGAATAGAGACCGTGTCAGACTGATATTATTTCACCACAAATAACACCGGAGACAACGACTCCGTCTGGTAAAAATCCCGTAATTCATTGGCAAGAAGACTCACGCGTTCCGGTAGCCCTTGTTCAAGAATTTGTAACACCTCACGATGCACTTTCGCCATAAATTGCAACCGATCCGGCTCAAAGTCACCATTCAGGTTGTCACAACTGACCGAAAAAGGAAAACCGGCACTGACAGAGAAAATCCATTCGTAGGCTTGCGGACGGATTTCAACCTGCTCAAAAGCTGCCTGAACCGCCTCAGTCCGGCCGTCAGGCTCATACCAATAGCCAAAATCTTCCAGTAAGCGACGCGCCGGGCCGGCGACACACCAATGCGCAATTTCATGTAGCGCCGATGCATAGAAGCCGTGGGCAAAAATAATCCGGTGATAAGGCACCGAGTGATCAGCCGGTAAATAGATCGGTTCATCGTCCCCCGAGACTAAACGCGTCTGATAACGCTCAGCAAAGGTGCGGTTAAAAATGTTGATTAAGTCCTGATATCGATGAACCATAATTTACTTGATCTGTTGTAACGACGGCGTGCATTTTCCAGTTTTTCCCGCAAGAGGTAAAGTCTCACCATAAAAAATACCCTCCGGGGAGGGTATTCATGACACATTTGACGATCTCATACGTATCGCGCATTGTGGATTCAGATTTTTGGTGTTTCGGTGACAACATGCTGATTTTGGCCCCGATGACGCAACAGGTGATCCATCAAGACAATTGCCAACATCGCCTCTGCGATTGGCACAGCACGGATTCCGACACAGGGGTCATGACGCCCTTTGGTAATCAACTGAGTTTTCTCACCTGTTTTGGTAATGGTGTCACCGGGAACCGTAATACTCGAAGTCGGTTTCAACGCAATATTAGCCACAATATCCTGTCCCGTTGAAATTCCGCCCAGCACACCACCAGCATGATTACTACCAAATCCGTCCGGCGACAAGGTATCACGATGCTGGCTTCCTTTCTGTTGGACTACCGCAAACCCGTCACCGATTTCAACACCTTTCACCGCATTGATACTCATTAATGCATGCGCAATATCCGCATCCAGACGATCAAAAACCGGTTCTCCCAAACCAACCGGTACCGATGTCGCCACAACCTGAATCTTGGCACCAATAGAATCGCCCTGCTTTTTCAGATCCCGAATTAAAGCATCAAACTGTTCAACTTTATCGACATCCGGGCAGAAAAATGCGTTATTTTCGATTTCATCCCAATCCACTTTATCGATCGAGATATCGCCCATTTGTGACAGATAAGCACGAATTTCAATGCCATACGTCTGACGCAGATATTTTTTAGCGACCGCTCCGGCAGCAACCCGCATCGCCGTTTCGCGCGCCGAAGAACGCCCCCCGCCCCGATAATCACGAATGCCATACTTTTGGTGGTATGTATAATCGGCATGCCCCGGGCGGAATTTATCTTTAATCTCTGAATAATCTTTCGAACGCTGATCGGTATTTTCAATCAACAGACCAATTGAGGTGCCGGTTGTTTTACCCTCGAAGACCCCCGACAAAATTTTCACTTCATCCGGTTCTCGTCGCTGTGTGGTATAACGTGACGTTCCCGGACGGCGTCTGTCGAGATCACCCTGCAGATCGGCTTCCGTCAATTCGAGTCCCGGAGGGCATCCGTCAACGATACATCCCAGAGCAAGACCGTGACTTTCTCCAAATGTCGTTACACGGAAATGTTGCCCGATACTATTTCCTGCCATGCACTTTCCTGTTTATTCATGTTGTGGTTAACAAATTTTCTCAATCACTATTTTCTTCATCAAGACGTTTCTTCATCAAAAACATTGCTGCGAAAAAATGATCTTATTTTAATTCATTGTGGTCTCTGGCGAACCACTCGGCTCATGAGACCCATATACATTCGCATGTGGCCTCATAGTCGCTTGATTCTGATTTGATGTAAAGCCTCAACCCAAGAGCTTCTCTCGAACCGGATAGCCTGAATCACACTTAATCACGATAGTCAGAAAAATGTTCAGCACATTCGACTAACTGTTGACGGGTCAGCATAAAGACCCCATGACCACCGTTGGAAAACTCCAGCCAAGTGAACGGAATATCCGGATACTGAGCCATCATATGAACCATCGAATTACCAACTTCGCAGATCAAAATCCCTTGCTCCGTTAAATAATCCGGTGCATTAGCAAGAATCCGACGGACCAGTTCTAAGCCATCCACTCCGGCAGCTAAGCCAAGTTCCGGTTCATGTTCAAACTCTTGTGGTAACGAGTCCATATCTTCCTGATCGACATACGGCGGATTCGAGACGATCAATTCATACGTTGCTTTAGGTAAATCTCGGAACAAATCAGAACGCATCGGAAAAACTTGCTGTTCCAAGCCATGATCCTGAATATTGATCTCGGCGACCGCCAGAGCATCGGTCGAAATATCAACGGCATCCACTTCAGCCTCAGGGAACATATGCGCACACGCAATGGCAATACAGCCACTCCCGGTACAGAGATCCATGATTTTATTCGGTGTTTCCGTCAGCCAAGGCTGGAACTGGTTTTCAATCAACTCCCCTATCGGAGAGCGCGGTACCAATACCCGCTCATCAACAAAAAACTCCAGCCCACAAAACCACGCTTTATTGGTCAAATAAGCGACGGGCTTGCGTTCTTTAATACGCTGAATGACCCGTTCGACAATCCCCGCTCTTTCACTCATCGTCAGTCGGGAATTCAATACATGTGAAGGCACATCGATCGGCAAATATAAAGTAGGTAAAATCAACTGAACCGCTTCATCCCAAGCATTATCGGTCCCATGACCGTAAAATAATCCGGCGGCGTTAAAGCGACTGACAGCCCAACGAATCATATCCTGAAGTGTATGAAGCTCAGCAACCGCCTCATCGACAAAAATCTTATCCAAAATTGCCTCCAAAAAGCGCTACAATACTGCTTATCCGTATTTAACGAACATATGAACAGCGAATGAGTGACCACGACCCATATCAGGATGATGACTCAAATTTATTCAACGATGCAGTAAAGGGCGTAAAAAAGTTGCATCAGGATACCATAGTCCGGCAACCAAACAGAAATACCAAACAGAATTTAGCACGCCGTAATATTCATGATACGCATGACAATGAGTTCTATTTTTCTGATGAATTCGTCCCACATCTTGAACCGGAAGGACCTACGCGCTACGCACGTACTGACGTTTCCAAATATGAGGTCAAGCGGCTACGTCGTGGTGTTTATGTGCCGGACGTTTTTCTCGATATGCACGGCATGACACAAAAGGAAGCGAAACGAGAACTAGCGGCAATGATCGCCTACTGTATCAAAGAAGGCATTCATTGTGCTTGTGTTCAGCATGGCATTGGTAAACATATTCTGAAACAGAAAGTTCCCTTGTGGCTGGCACAACACCCGGATGTCATGGCATTCCATCAGGCCCCGCTGGAATTTGGCGGAGATGGTGCGTTGCTGGTACTGCTGTCCGTTCCCGAGAAATAGAGTCCGGGGGAATAGAGGCTGGGGGATGCTCGAGGTAAAGCACACAACATTACCCCATTGAATGTTAATACTTCATCTCAGTTGGAATGGTCATCGCCTCTTCATTGAGTTTTGGCCGTTTACCTCCGCGACGCCGATACTGTCGCAGCTGAAATACATAGGCCAGAACTTGTGCGACCGCTAAAAACAGACCATCCGGGATTTCCTGCTCTAACTCAGTGGTATGATAAAGTGCGCGAGCCAACGGGGGGGCAGGCACAATTTCGATCTCGTGCTCCCGGGCAACCTCACGGATTTTCAAGGCAAGATGATCAATCCCTTTTGCGACAACAATGGGTGCTTTATCACTATCTTGCTTATATCGGAGTGCGACAGAAAAGTGTTCCGGGTTGGTCACGATGACATCAGCCTGAGGGACATCAGCCATCATCCGGCGTTGTGCCGCTTCCCTTTGCAGCATCCGGATCCGACCTTTCACTTCAGGTTTTCCTTCCGTGTCTTTGTACTCATCTTTCACTTCTTGCTTGGTCATTTTCAACTGATTGGCGTGTTGCCAAATTTGGAAAGGAATATCAATTGCGACCACAATCAGTAAAGAGCAACTAATCAACAGAACAAAATTCAATAAAATCTGCAACGCGTGATAAATATTTTGCGGAAAGGCATCCAGACTCAGCTGAAATAAATCCACTTTCTGACTCTCAATCAGAAAGAAAGCAGCACCGGCAACCAGTGCAACTTTCAAAATAGATTTCAATAACTCGACCCAGCTTTGCAGACCAAACATTCGTTTGAGTCCACTCAGCGGATTCAGTTTTGACATTTTTGGCCGGGCGGCTTCTGCTGAAAAAGAAATCCCGCCGACACCGGTTGCACCGAGAAGAGCGGCAATAAATAGTGTCACCAGAATCAATATCATCGGTAGAATCAGGGTCACCAGTGAACCGAATAAAACATCAAACAGTTTAGGTAAGTCGAAGATCTCTTCACGGCTGAGCGTAAACAGCCGTCCCATCGACCGATACAAAGCTTTCGCTAAACCTTCACCAAACCACATCAGTGCAATCGCACCGACCACCAACACCGAGACTGATGCCAGCTCTTTCGAGCGGGCAACCTGTCCTTTCTCTTTCGCCTGCTCTCGCCTTCGGGGTGTGGCTTCTTCGGTACGTTCTTGTCCGTCAGACTCAGCCATGATCTGTTCTCCTTAAGGTGCCTAACAATCCAGCCGTATCAATCGACAAATCTGAGCCTGCCCCTGCTCCCAGAAAATCTCATAATGGCTGTACAGCCCGGTAACAATGTACCAGCACAGCAGTAACCCAACCATGAGCGCAAAAGCAAAACCCAGCGAGAATATGTTCAGCTGCGGGGCTGCCCGTGTCATGACACCAAACGAAAGATTGACGGTCAATAAGGCAATGATCCCGGAAAGAGACATGGTCAACGCCACTTTAAACATAATTCCAAACCATAACGCCAGCTCGCGAAAGTCTACGGATGTCAGCCCGCCTTGCCCAATGGGTAACGATTTAAAACTAAAAGCAATCAGTTGGAGCATCTTTAAATGTCCGTCACTGGCCAGAAAAAACATCGTCGCCAGAAACATAAAAAATTGCCCCAGCAGCGGCGTATTTTGCCCGTTAGCAGGATCAACCATCGAGGCAAACCCTAAGCTCGATTGCATCCCGATAATTTGTCCTAACATGACAAACGTCTGAATCATAAACTGCGTCACCGTTCCCATCGCGACACCGATAATAATTTGCTCAAGCGTAATCATGAATCCAGGCAAAGAGAACAGTTCAATATGGGAAGGCACAACCGGAATTACCGGCATAATCGCGAATGTGATCGCCAGCCCGAGATAGAGACGCACACGAGCCGTAACAAATCGTGCCCCGGTTACCGTCATGACCATCAACATGGCGGAGATTCGAGTCAGCGGCCAAAAATAGGTGGCGATCCAATCTAAAATCAGCTGTGCCGGATATGTCATCACGAACGCCTCAGTAGAGGATTTGGGGTAAACGATCGATCATGGAATAAAAGAATTCCATCAAAATCCGAGTCATCCAGTGGGCAAACACCATTAAAGCCAGCAAAGTCACGATTAAACGGGGGAGGAAGCTGAGTGTCTGCTCGTTAATTGAGGTCGCAGCCTGAAACACTGCCACCGCTAAACCAATCAATAAACCGGGGACAATGATTGCCGAAACCATCAATAATACAATCCATAAAGCATCGCGGAATATTTCAACAAAAGCTTCTGGTGTCATCTTATCCCCCTAAAGTGCAAAGCTACCGGCAAGGGTCGACAGAATCAGATTCCATCCATCCACCAATACAAACAACATGAGCTTAAATGGCAAAGATACAATCATTGGAGATAACATCATCATCCCCATCGCCATCAAGACTGAGGCGACAACCAAGTCAATGACCAAGAACGGGAGAAACAGCATAAAGCCGATCTGGAAGGCCGTTTTTAACTCAGACGTGATAAACGCCGGGATCAAGACTGTCATTTCGACATTTTGCGGATCGGTTGCCTGAGAGCCGGACATATTGACAAATGTTTCTAAATCTTTGACCCGTGTCTGCTTGAGCATAAATGCCCGCATCGGTTTTTGTGCTTCATCAAACGCTTGTTTCGCATTAATTTGCTCATTGAGATAAGGCTGAATCGCACGTTCATTCACTTGGTGAAATACCGGAGACATAATAAAAAAGGTCAGAAATAACGCAATCCCGATAATAACTTGGTTTGACGGTGTCTGCTGCAACCCCATGGCTTGCCGTAAAATCGACATCACCACAACAATCCGGGTAAACGAGGTCATCAAAATAACCAATGCCGGCAAAAAGCCGAGCATCGTCATTAAGCCGAGAATTTGCAGGCTAATCGAATAATCCTGACTCCCGTCAGGATTGGTCGTCATTGTAATCGCAGGGATACCGGCTTGATTCGTGTGAGCCGTCGTTGTTGTATTCGAAAGCCCCTGAGCGGTAATACTCTGCGTGACGAGACTATTGGCGGGCTGAGCCTCTCCCGGAGCAGGAGCCGCCCAAGACATCGCAGAGAATACCCCTAAACACAGCACCAGCCCGGAAAGGGCCAGTTTGTTCAAATACGATGTCATTAAATGGAAGTTATATTTTATCATTCTTCTTCAGAAACCGATTAAGTTGGCCCGCAAAGGGATGTTCCACGGACTGAGACCCTGATGTCAAAGGTTGTTCAAGCTTGGAAATCAATTGAATCGAATGACTCGTTGCCCCGACTAGAAATTGCTCTTCTCCCGCTTGAACAACCAACAATTTCTCTTTCGTACCAATCGGAAGTTGCCGGATGATCATCAGATCTTTTTGGTGTCCCAAGGCTGGCAGACGCATCTTTTTCAGTAAAAATGCCAGAACCAAAATAAAGGCAATCACAAAAACCAAAGACCCAAGAGTCGTCAAAATACTCATGGCGTCGCCGACCTCAGCCCAAACAGGAAAGGCACAAAAAAACAGACTAGACAGGCAAATTAATCGTTTCATCAATGCCCTTATCTCAGCTTCTTAATCCGTTCTGTCTGGCTAATCACATCGGTTAAACGGATACCGAACTTATCATTCACCACCACAACCTCACCATGCGCAATTAATGTTCCATTGACGAGAACATCCAGTGATTCTCCGGCGATGCGATCCAGTTCAACCACCGAGCCTTGGTTCAATTGCAGCAGGTTACGGATACTGATTTGCGAACGCCCGACTTCCATCGAAATCGTCACCGGGATATCCATAATCGTATCCAGTTTACGCCGCTCATCATCTGAAATAGGCTGTGATGTATCTTTCAACTCTTCAAGCGGAGCCGCCAATATTTCATCAATATCGTCATCTGATGCCGCATTCGGGTCTTCACCCAGTGCCGCAGCCCACTCATCTGCCAGTTTTTGATCATCAATATCAGACATCTTCGCTACCTACTTTCATCTTTTACTTCATCTTCTCTTTCAAGGTCGGAAATAATATCCTCACTCAAAAAAGCCAAATCCGTCTTCACAACATCAGGACGTCTGATTTTCTGGGAAATCTGAATGGCCAGATTATCTTCTGAACGTCCCATTTTCACGCGGAAGGTCGGCAGTTCTTCCACAAACATAATCGCATGCTCAGGCATATCAATGGGAATGACATCGCCCGCCTGCAACTCCATCAAATCTCTTAATGCCAATACTTTTTCCAGCAAGTTCACGCGGAAATTGACGGGGACATCCATGATTTCTTCACGCAATGCGGAGCTCCAACGAACATCCGTTTCCATCTTATCCGACTGAACCCCGGCATCTAAAAGCTCACGGATCGGTTCAAGCATCGAGTATGGCATGACCATATGAAAATCACCACCGCCGCCATCGACCTCAATATGAAATGAACTTACAACAATGACTTCTGTCGGGCTGACAATATTGGCCATACTGGGGTTCACTTCGGAGTCAAGATATTCAAACTCAACCCCCATCACCGGTGACCAGGCCTCTTTATAATCTGCGAACACAATTTTCAGCAAAAGTTGAATGACACGACGCTCTGTCGGAGTAAATTCACGCCCTTCGATTCTGGCGTGAAAGCGGCCATCGCCACCAAAGAAGTTTTCCACCAGAATAAAGACGAGACGTGCTTCCATTGTAATCAGTGCCGTCCCTTTCAGGGGACGAAAACGTACCATGTTCAGACTGGTCGGGACATACAGAGTATTCTGATACTCCCCGAACTTCATCATCTGTACGCCGTTAATCGACACTTCGGCTGTTTTTCTCAACATGTTAAACAAGCTGATACGCAAGTGACGCGCAAACCGTTCATTAATCAGTTCAAGCGTCGGCATCCGTCCGCGGACAATACGATCCTGAGAAGAAAAGTCAAAATTGGTCGCTTCACGCGTTTCCGTCTCTAACTCTTCTTCTTCATCATCGACACTATCGACGCCATGTAATAGCGCATCAATCTCGTCCTGGCTTAATAGATCAGTCACATATCACCTATTGCATTACAAAATCAGTAAACAGAACTCGTTCAATCACTGGCTCTCCGACCGCTTTGGTCAGCGCTGTCTGAATATCTTTCGTTGCCCGGTCCCGTAATTCAATCCGTCCATTCGGTGACCGCAGCTGTTCTACCGTTGCAGACGCAAACGTCGAAAGCAAAGAACTTTCAATTAACGGGGAGTGATAACGGGCCTTATTTTCATTCTGACTCCCTCGCACCATTAACTGAACTTTAATTTGTACCATCCGTTCTCGCTTATCACCGGACACATTAAACACAAACGGTTGAGGAAGACTGACATAAGCCACTGGCTCATTACTGCTATCAGCCTTCACGACACTCTGCTCAGGTTCTGCAGTTGGCGATTCGTCATTCGAACCCATCATAAAAAATGCAGCACCGCCACCAATGACCAGCAATACCACCAAAGCAATAATGATAATCAAAAGTTTCTTTTTGCCGCCGGATGCATTTTCTGCAACACCATTTTCATCTGCCATAATTATCTCTGCACGTGCAACATACTAATTTTAAACCTTATGCGTAATAACTGATGCCATCACGCTTCGAACGAACATCCACATCAAGTTTAACACCTGTGTCTGGATTATCATCATGAAAAACTGAATCCTGACCAGAGACAGAACCTCGTCCGGACGACTGCCCTTGCCCGGAAGCGGCATAGCCATGCTGTTGCTGACCACTGCTTTGGTGCTGCACAGACGTTTCCCCTAGCTGCACACCCTGCTGTGACAACATATCTCTCAAACGAGGCATCGAATGTTCAAGCGCTTCTCTGGCTTGTGGCGTCGCGACAGTAAAATGCACGGTCGTCGCATCACCCGACATGTTCATTCGAATATGCATTCGTCCAAGTTCTGGCGGATCAAGACGGATGTCAATATTTTTCAGATTCTTAGACATCATCATCTGCACCCGCTCCGAGAGCTGGTCGGCAGCCATCGCGTCTTTTGCCAAATAGACGGATGTAGGATTCTGAGCCACATCCGCTCTGATATGATTCTGTACGCCTGAGGTCTGCTGACCGGTCAACGCCGACATTTGATGTGCAAAATGGCTTTCTTTGCCGGTACCGTCATCCATCATGCCATCCGGACGAGACTTTCCATCCCCAAATCCAGCCAGACGCTGACGAATCCATTGCTCACGCCCGACAGCGCTCGCGGATAAAGTCTGTAAAGCGGCCTGAGAAGCGACGGAGTCAGCCGCAAGATGGGCGGGTGACTGCATCGCACCATCACTCTGAATTGCCTGAGTCAGCGGATTGACCGGAACAGGCACGGTTTGAGACTGTTGTTGTGCCATCAACTGTTGCTGAATCGCCTGTGTATGATGGCGGGGATCAACTCTGGACGGGAGTTCCTGATTGAGAGATTGCAGCAACTTTTGTGATAACACCGCTTTCTCAGGATTTCCCTCAGCGCCTGCGGATACAGATGCTTGAACATCATCATCAGTTAAAGCAATATTTTGCATCGTCCCCTGACTGACAGCCTCCTGATTTGCTACGTCCCGGAGATTCATCCCGGCGGGTACCTGCACAGATGAGACCGTGGTGTTTTTCTGTCCTGTATCCTGATGTCCAACGTCTTGAGTCTTGCCGGATGCAATAACAGACGATGCAACACGACCATTGGATTGAGTGACGACATCTGCGAGCTGATTGATATCAGCCGCCAAGGCCTTCTCCCCTGTCAATTCATGTTCACCCAGTTCTTTCCCTTTGCGATGAAGAGACGAACTCTCTGCTTCAGGATCAGACAAGGATAAATCTGCAGGAACCGTCGTATCCTGAAGCGTTGCCGGATCGATGCCTTTCAACTGTTGCTCTGGGTTTACAGCGTGTGCTTGTTTGGCCGTGTCAATGATGTCTGGGGCTGGCAATTTATTGCCGTTTTGCGAGACAAGCTGT
Protein-coding sequences here:
- a CDS encoding YfcL family protein, which gives rise to MIIEFEEKMLALIDDGIAHASDDELFAGGYLRGHISLAAASCEDDGVTELTELKVRIETSLENARSELTPADRVIVQQLWERLLSQTDFEKH
- a CDS encoding elongation factor P hydroxylase, which translates into the protein MVHRYQDLINIFNRTFAERYQTRLVSGDDEPIYLPADHSVPYHRIIFAHGFYASALHEIAHWCVAGPARRLLEDFGYWYEPDGRTEAVQAAFEQVEIRPQAYEWIFSVSAGFPFSVSCDNLNGDFEPDRLQFMAKVHREVLQILEQGLPERVSLLANELRDFYQTESLSPVLFVVK
- the aroC gene encoding chorismate synthase; amino-acid sequence: MAGNSIGQHFRVTTFGESHGLALGCIVDGCPPGLELTEADLQGDLDRRRPGTSRYTTQRREPDEVKILSGVFEGKTTGTSIGLLIENTDQRSKDYSEIKDKFRPGHADYTYHQKYGIRDYRGGGRSSARETAMRVAAGAVAKKYLRQTYGIEIRAYLSQMGDISIDKVDWDEIENNAFFCPDVDKVEQFDALIRDLKKQGDSIGAKIQVVATSVPVGLGEPVFDRLDADIAHALMSINAVKGVEIGDGFAVVQQKGSQHRDTLSPDGFGSNHAGGVLGGISTGQDIVANIALKPTSSITVPGDTITKTGEKTQLITKGRHDPCVGIRAVPIAEAMLAIVLMDHLLRHRGQNQHVVTETPKI
- the prmB gene encoding 50S ribosomal protein L3 N(5)-glutamine methyltransferase translates to MDKIFVDEAVAELHTLQDMIRWAVSRFNAAGLFYGHGTDNAWDEAVQLILPTLYLPIDVPSHVLNSRLTMSERAGIVERVIQRIKERKPVAYLTNKAWFCGLEFFVDERVLVPRSPIGELIENQFQPWLTETPNKIMDLCTGSGCIAIACAHMFPEAEVDAVDISTDALAVAEINIQDHGLEQQVFPMRSDLFRDLPKATYELIVSNPPYVDQEDMDSLPQEFEHEPELGLAAGVDGLELVRRILANAPDYLTEQGILICEVGNSMVHMMAQYPDIPFTWLEFSNGGHGVFMLTRQQLVECAEHFSDYRD
- the smrB gene encoding endonuclease SmrB, which produces MSDHDPYQDDDSNLFNDAVKGVKKLHQDTIVRQPNRNTKQNLARRNIHDTHDNEFYFSDEFVPHLEPEGPTRYARTDVSKYEVKRLRRGVYVPDVFLDMHGMTQKEAKRELAAMIAYCIKEGIHCACVQHGIGKHILKQKVPLWLAQHPDVMAFHQAPLEFGGDGALLVLLSVPEK
- the flhB gene encoding flagellar biosynthesis protein FlhB; amino-acid sequence: MAESDGQERTEEATPRRREQAKEKGQVARSKELASVSVLVVGAIALMWFGEGLAKALYRSMGRLFTLSREEIFDLPKLFDVLFGSLVTLILPMILILVTLFIAALLGATGVGGISFSAEAARPKMSKLNPLSGLKRMFGLQSWVELLKSILKVALVAGAAFFLIESQKVDLFQLSLDAFPQNIYHALQILLNFVLLISCSLLIVVAIDIPFQIWQHANQLKMTKQEVKDEYKDTEGKPEVKGRIRMLQREAAQRRMMADVPQADVIVTNPEHFSVALRYKQDSDKAPIVVAKGIDHLALKIREVAREHEIEIVPAPPLARALYHTTELEQEIPDGLFLAVAQVLAYVFQLRQYRRRGGKRPKLNEEAMTIPTEMKY
- the fliR gene encoding flagellar biosynthetic protein FliR codes for the protein MTYPAQLILDWIATYFWPLTRISAMLMVMTVTGARFVTARVRLYLGLAITFAIMPVIPVVPSHIELFSLPGFMITLEQIIIGVAMGTVTQFMIQTFVMLGQIIGMQSSLGFASMVDPANGQNTPLLGQFFMFLATMFFLASDGHLKMLQLIAFSFKSLPIGQGGLTSVDFRELALWFGIMFKVALTMSLSGIIALLTVNLSFGVMTRAAPQLNIFSLGFAFALMVGLLLCWYIVTGLYSHYEIFWEQGQAQICRLIRLDC
- the fliQ gene encoding flagellar biosynthesis protein FliQ codes for the protein MTPEAFVEIFRDALWIVLLMVSAIIVPGLLIGLAVAVFQAATSINEQTLSFLPRLIVTLLALMVFAHWMTRILMEFFYSMIDRLPQILY
- the fliO gene encoding flagellar biosynthetic protein FliO, whose protein sequence is MKRLICLSSLFFCAFPVWAEVGDAMSILTTLGSLVFVIAFILVLAFLLKKMRLPALGHQKDLMIIRQLPIGTKEKLLVVQAGEEQFLVGATSHSIQLISKLEQPLTSGSQSVEHPFAGQLNRFLKKNDKI
- the fliN gene encoding flagellar motor switch protein FliN; protein product: MSDIDDQKLADEWAAALGEDPNAASDDDIDEILAAPLEELKDTSQPISDDERRKLDTIMDIPVTISMEVGRSQISIRNLLQLNQGSVVELDRIAGESLDVLVNGTLIAHGEVVVVNDKFGIRLTDVISQTERIKKLR
- the fliM gene encoding flagellar motor switch protein FliM; this translates as MTDLLSQDEIDALLHGVDSVDDEEEELETETREATNFDFSSQDRIVRGRMPTLELINERFARHLRISLFNMLRKTAEVSINGVQMMKFGEYQNTLYVPTSLNMVRFRPLKGTALITMEARLVFILVENFFGGDGRFHARIEGREFTPTERRVIQLLLKIVFADYKEAWSPVMGVEFEYLDSEVNPSMANIVSPTEVIVVSSFHIEVDGGGGDFHMVMPYSMLEPIRELLDAGVQSDKMETDVRWSSALREEIMDVPVNFRVNLLEKVLALRDLMELQAGDVIPIDMPEHAIMFVEELPTFRVKMGRSEDNLAIQISQKIRRPDVVKTDLAFLSEDIISDLEREDEVKDESR
- the fliL gene encoding flagellar basal body-associated protein FliL; protein product: MADENGVAENASGGKKKLLIIIIALVVLLVIGGGAAFFMMGSNDESPTAEPEQSVVKADSSNEPVAYVSLPQPFVFNVSGDKRERMVQIKVQLMVRGSQNENKARYHSPLIESSLLSTFASATVEQLRSPNGRIELRDRATKDIQTALTKAVGEPVIERVLFTDFVMQ
- a CDS encoding flagellar hook-length control protein FliK, with product MNINLTPTSGTQKAQSHHKAASDDAIVSDAAESSQESGGFFAKLAALFKGEDSVAEKPSLKGEEAKSIAATSTVAGDMSADALLSDSTVSDKDISGKVLAGKELSQAELAETDATETLSPKNGAENVDDVDSAQIAAAKISDKSLQHQGDTTEVNGTPSDVRQQTVATPSSSQPAIESGDPSAQKEAALRTMGEGEAVLNRLKGAEQQLVSQNGNKLPAPDIIDTAKQAHAVNPEQQLKGIDPATLQDTTVPADLSLSDPEAESSSLHRKGKELGEHELTGEKALAADINQLADVVTQSNGRVASSVIASGKTQDVGHQDTGQKNTTVSSVQVPAGMNLRDVANQEAVSQGTMQNIALTDDDVQASVSAGAEGNPEKAVLSQKLLQSLNQELPSRVDPRHHTQAIQQQLMAQQQSQTVPVPVNPLTQAIQSDGAMQSPAHLAADSVASQAALQTLSASAVGREQWIRQRLAGFGDGKSRPDGMMDDGTGKESHFAHQMSALTGQQTSGVQNHIRADVAQNPTSVYLAKDAMAADQLSERVQMMMSKNLKNIDIRLDPPELGRMHIRMNMSGDATTVHFTVATPQAREALEHSMPRLRDMLSQQGVQLGETSVQHQSSGQQQHGYAASGQGQSSGRGSVSGQDSVFHDDNPDTGVKLDVDVRSKRDGISYYA